The sequence GGACAAATTCGGAGTCGTAAGCCCGCCGTCCAGATCGAATCCGTCCACGCCGAGAAAAAGCTTGTCCACGCGCAGATTGCTCAAGCTTTGCTCGGCGATCGGCCCCGTCAGCGCATAGGACTTCCTCCGCATTTTGCCTCCGAGCAAGATCACGTCGATCTCCGGGTTCTGAATGGCCGCGACGGCGATGTTGGCGGCGTTCGTCACCAGCGTGATCTCCTTTTTGCCGTGCAGCATCGACGCCAGCAGCGTGTTTGTCGTGCCCGGCGTCAGCAGAATGGAGTCGCCGTCGGCCACAAGCGAAGCCGCCTTCTCCGCGATTGCCCGCTTCTCCTCGACATGCGACTCCTGCTTCTCGTGGAAAGACCGTTCGATCAGTTGATCCCTTTCTCCCGCCGGAATCGGAATCGCTCCACCGTGCGTGCGCAGCAGGAGGTTCCTCTCTTCCAGCTTTTCGAGATCCCGCCTCGCCGTGACAGGCGATACTTGCAGCGCGTCGCTCAATTCGCTGACGGTCACTTTGCCCTTCGCTTGAAGCATCTCAAGAATCCGTTTATATCGTTCTTCCGCAAACATGGCGAATCCCCCCGTTGCAGCTGTCGGTTATCCTTATCGTATACGGGAATCGCCGCGGATGCAATGAAGACGCTTCGAAAACGATCAAAACCAATCGGAAACGATCGCAATCCCGGCTACAAAACGTTCTTGCAAAATCTTTGTTTATCCATTAAACTAAGTTCGAAAACAAGCTGGAATTCACGGTATGGAGGTGACGATTCATGGCGTTTTACTTGGGCATCGATCTCGGCACGTCCGCGGTCAAATGTATTCTGGTCGGCGAAGACGGTTCCGTCAGGGGAAGCCGCAGCGCCGAATATCCGCTGCTGACCCCTCACCCGGGTTGGGCGGAACAGCATCCGCAGGACTGGTGGGAAGCCAGCGTGCGGGCGATCCGGGAGCTGCTGGCGGATACGGGGGTCCGGGGCGAAGAGGTGCGCGGGATCGGGCTGTCCGGACAAATGCACGGCTCCGTCTTCCTGGACGCGGACCGCAACGTCGTCCGGCCGGCGCTGCTCTGGTGCGACCAGCGGACGGCCGCGCAATG comes from Paenibacillus thermoaerophilus and encodes:
- a CDS encoding DeoR/GlpR family DNA-binding transcription regulator is translated as MFAEERYKRILEMLQAKGKVTVSELSDALQVSPVTARRDLEKLEERNLLLRTHGGAIPIPAGERDQLIERSFHEKQESHVEEKRAIAEKAASLVADGDSILLTPGTTNTLLASMLHGKKEITLVTNAANIAVAAIQNPEIDVILLGGKMRRKSYALTGPIAEQSLSNLRVDKLFLGVDGFDLDGGLTTPNLSEASINRMMIGIAREVIVVADHTKFGKVTLSHIAAADSAHLVVTDSGISTEYAQRIREAGIRLLIV